From one Caldithrix abyssi DSM 13497 genomic stretch:
- a CDS encoding non-ribosomal peptide synthetase, whose amino-acid sequence MSDDLKKRLAGLSPEKRELLLAKLRKAQKSAPRAAINVRPDASDFPLSHSQKGFWVLEQLNAGLAINNIPSAVRIKGALNIEAFKKALNHIVQRHQILRANFKTEKGRPKQTIRPFVELDVPLTELTFDNESEKEERLQKLIHEEATRPFDISRDLLLRVKLIKIKENDHVLCTTFHHIVADAWSVGVFVRELLSAYQAYASGQNPASPPLPIQYFDYAYWQEKFINSAEGQEQIAYWEKQLDEPQGRLELPYDFSPSSSVTNRGFHLPFDLGSELSARVLEFCKQEKITPFVFLEAVFSLLLAKLTNRTDIRIGTPVANRDKPELANLIGLFINVVILKNEVADHLTFRDYLNRVRQTITQAVGHATIPLEILINKLFPDRDTSDNPLSNVLFDFQEVSLQKGRFGPLEVEPLELETGSIKFDLVLSINITDGLIRGSFGYKSDLFKKETVERFIKYFKNLTRQAIQNPDTRSWQLPILDAVEQNHILENWSRGRQEPLPAGVCVHQRFELRVEESPQAIALIDYSKSDFSQSPEKLTYAELNRRANQIAHYLISQNIGPGDIVGLAINRSNRLFMALLGILKAGAAYLPIDPNYPQERIRYILDDSKLRLILTEENLAEYFKESGADILPIDANQPLLAQFSTENPQVPVPQNALAYLIYTSGSTGKPKAVMVPHRSLLNHTRTMCNEYEFTAGEKILQYISISFDAAAEEIYPALMSGASLVLPGHASELSGFDLLNLIQKEQINIMHVPVPVWHYFIDFLSERGEEIPQSIRMMLAGGEQPSIQKFRQAARLLQNKKAVFVNLYGPTETTIASTFFHTEMDEEKSFEYNFIPIGKPIPNDRVYLLDRALQPVPQGVLGEIYIGGFGVTHGYLNRPDLTAERFLPDPFSKEPGARMYRTGDLGRFNSNGEIIFAGRVDFQVKIRGFRIELGEIEAAIERHPSVKQCVVFAQEQNGSEKKLVAYIVPQNKDDFSEETVRHWLAERLPDYMIPSFFVTLKAIPLTPTGKVDRKALPDPFKEGVGAVGENYVPPTTRLEKFLYDMWKDILGMEQIGIHDNFFQLGGSSIQAATFVNRLQDALGEYVYIVAIYDAPTIAGLCELLKKDYPDAVYRITGEKVEKREEKERISEEQAAFFQNIIKTPGPHISVRGPKNPPAVFVISAPRSGSTLTRAILGGHPKLFAPPELQLLNFNTLQERKNNLTGRDDFWLDGTIRAIMEIKECDADEARKIMAEFEEKDYSVKDFYRVMQEWLGDRLFVDKTPNYALSADILRRAEAYFENAIYIHLIRHPYGVIPSFEKARLHVFYPPFFTQEHPFNSRQLAELVWLISHRNILTFLQEIPPERQFRLYYEDLVQEPEKTIQSVCDFLGIDLHPDMLEPQKNSHKRMLDGLNDLSKMLGDVRFHEHKGISADRAYSWKRTLTEDYLSDLTWQLVEELGYEKRKELEYSIGKVIRPIEPLKPDEKPQMSFAQQRLWFLDQLEPDNPFYNMPMTVRIKGPIKRHLLEKAINKVVERHENLRTAFKTVNGQPEVEILPRLHTPIEWLDLSQLSPEEQNRQIETLIKNEASTPFKLSQAPLFRARLIQLQDDEAIFILNMHHIISDGLSLEIMIKEVSAFYQALLQGKEAQLPPLPFQYSAYAKWQRQWLESEVLQKQLRFWQNQLSGAPQLLKLPTDFPRPKVQSFKGSKTYLELPAELSAKIKAIANRHRTTPYVVLLSAFSILLHRYSGQDDLVIGTPVSGRTRKEIENLIGFFVNSIPLRFELEGNPSFDELLEQVQKMVQDSLANQDAPFEKIIDALNLERDTSYTPLFQVMFIYQQNPLKKMALSNLEIEPLQVETGTSKFDLSLAMIEDEDQFRGMVEYNTALFKAQTIEKFIEHFTNLLRDIAQDEQKPVRALNLLSEAERERILSGYDRFSRKPVSEHVNVVALFEELVKNEAQHPAILTEDAALTYDQLNRRANQLAHYLNHAGIGQEDVVAIALERSPELFVGLLGVLKSGAAYLPIDPHYPQERIDYILNDSGVKLVLTQKSLAQRFAGHNGTTLALDDAALPFDAESAENPRRHIEPENLAYLIYTSGSTGKPKAVMVEHRSLVNHALAIKEIYQLTPEDRMLQYISISFDAAAEEIYPTLLSGAALALAPSATEMTGADLVNIIKRHQISILHLPVPMWHYFIDYLNENNLSIPDSVRMMLVGGEAPSIQKFQLAGTLTRKPVVFMNMYGPTEATITSLYYKTLLDATKNFAHNALPIGQAINNVRVYILDTAMNPVPTGVAGEIYIGGAGVTRGYLNRPDLTAERFVPDPFSSEPGQRLYRTGDLGYFNQQGEVVFAGRVDFQVKIRGFRIELGEIENALEQHPGVKEAIVLARSLEGADKLVAYLIPEQDASLTIAELRDFLARTLPDYMIPSYFVALEKFPVTATGKIDRKRLPEPQISEDRLEKNYVAPRNEREKMLAEIWQEVLKLPKIGVKDNFFELGGDSILSIQVIARANQKGLKISPRQLFEYPTIEGLASVAEEGIAIQAEQGLVSGSFPLTPIQNWFFDLNLNQPAYWNQSLTIRLREPLNTEILSQITSKILEHHDVLRATFVQQDGKIVAEIPAQAAQNPFFIHDLRGLSGNTLNEKLQNEALKAQSGFDLSIGPLIRFDYFQTDEHDLLQITIHHLIVDTVSWRILSEDILQAYNQLLAGKEVILSPKTTSFKYWAEKLQQYAQSEEVARELDFWRQQIEGPPISLPVDNPVGKNVEQTADSVKVALGKEETEQLLREAPAAYNTQINELLLAALLRAYYRWSGQSDLLLDLEGHGREDLFEDVNISRTVGWFTVSHPLRLKYDSTWQPSDLIRQVKEQYRAVPNHGIGYGLLRYLRKDANALIPDQPAPIGFNYLGQFEQENNQAGDLGEPIPALAPERAPENQRIHLIEIGGNVVNNVLNMNFSFSAEQFKKETVERFAKLFTEELKTLIEHCLSPEAGGYTASDFKEAGIDDEDLDALLEELE is encoded by the coding sequence ATGTCTGATGATTTAAAGAAACGACTGGCAGGCCTTTCCCCTGAAAAAAGAGAGTTACTTTTAGCCAAATTACGCAAAGCCCAAAAAAGCGCTCCGCGCGCCGCCATTAACGTACGTCCGGACGCCAGCGACTTTCCTCTTTCGCACAGCCAGAAAGGTTTTTGGGTGCTGGAGCAGCTGAACGCCGGACTGGCCATCAACAACATTCCGTCCGCCGTGCGCATAAAAGGGGCGCTTAATATTGAAGCCTTTAAAAAAGCGCTGAATCACATCGTGCAGCGCCACCAAATTTTACGCGCCAATTTTAAGACTGAAAAAGGGCGCCCCAAACAGACGATTAGGCCTTTTGTTGAACTGGATGTGCCGCTGACTGAATTAACGTTCGACAATGAATCTGAGAAAGAGGAACGATTACAAAAACTCATCCACGAAGAAGCCACCCGGCCCTTCGACATCTCCAGGGATTTGTTGCTACGCGTTAAGCTCATTAAAATCAAAGAAAACGACCACGTACTCTGCACTACATTTCACCATATCGTCGCCGATGCCTGGTCGGTTGGCGTGTTCGTACGAGAGCTGCTCTCCGCTTACCAGGCCTATGCCAGCGGTCAGAATCCCGCATCGCCCCCCCTACCCATCCAGTATTTTGACTACGCTTACTGGCAGGAAAAATTCATCAACAGCGCCGAAGGACAGGAACAGATTGCCTACTGGGAAAAACAACTGGACGAGCCGCAGGGCAGGCTGGAACTGCCTTACGATTTTTCGCCTTCCTCCAGCGTCACCAACCGCGGCTTTCATCTGCCGTTTGATCTGGGAAGCGAATTAAGCGCCAGAGTGCTTGAATTTTGCAAGCAGGAAAAAATAACGCCCTTCGTCTTTTTAGAAGCCGTTTTTTCGCTTTTACTGGCCAAGCTCACCAACCGAACGGATATTCGCATCGGAACGCCGGTTGCCAACCGCGACAAACCGGAGCTGGCCAACCTGATCGGCCTGTTCATCAATGTGGTGATTCTTAAAAACGAAGTGGCCGACCATTTGACCTTCAGGGATTATCTGAACCGCGTGCGGCAAACGATTACCCAGGCCGTGGGCCATGCAACCATTCCGCTGGAAATACTGATCAACAAACTCTTCCCTGATCGGGACACCAGCGACAATCCTTTGAGCAATGTGCTGTTCGACTTTCAGGAAGTCTCTTTACAAAAGGGACGCTTTGGCCCGCTGGAAGTGGAGCCGCTGGAACTGGAAACGGGCTCCATCAAGTTTGACCTGGTGCTGTCCATCAACATCACCGACGGCCTGATCCGGGGTTCGTTTGGTTACAAAAGCGATCTGTTCAAAAAAGAGACCGTCGAACGCTTCATAAAATATTTTAAAAACTTAACGCGTCAGGCCATCCAGAATCCGGATACCAGAAGCTGGCAACTGCCCATTCTGGATGCCGTTGAACAAAACCACATTCTGGAAAACTGGAGCAGGGGCAGGCAGGAGCCGCTGCCCGCAGGCGTGTGCGTTCATCAGCGGTTCGAACTAAGGGTTGAAGAATCACCCCAGGCCATTGCCTTAATCGATTATTCTAAATCCGATTTCAGCCAATCTCCGGAAAAGCTAACTTATGCCGAACTCAATCGGCGCGCCAATCAGATTGCTCATTATTTGATCTCACAAAATATCGGACCTGGCGATATTGTGGGACTGGCCATTAACCGTTCGAACCGATTGTTTATGGCCCTGCTGGGCATCCTTAAGGCTGGGGCCGCCTATCTTCCTATCGATCCCAATTATCCGCAGGAACGCATTCGCTACATTCTGGACGATTCGAAGCTAAGGCTTATTTTAACCGAGGAAAACCTGGCCGAATATTTTAAGGAATCAGGCGCCGACATTCTGCCTATCGACGCCAACCAGCCATTGCTGGCCCAATTTTCGACCGAAAACCCGCAAGTGCCTGTGCCCCAGAATGCGCTGGCCTACTTAATTTACACATCCGGATCGACCGGCAAGCCCAAAGCCGTAATGGTGCCCCACCGCTCGCTTTTGAACCACACTCGGACCATGTGCAACGAATACGAATTTACAGCAGGCGAAAAGATTCTGCAGTACATCTCCATCAGTTTTGACGCAGCCGCCGAAGAAATTTATCCGGCGCTCATGAGCGGCGCCTCGTTAGTGCTTCCGGGTCATGCCAGCGAATTAAGCGGTTTCGATCTTTTAAATTTAATTCAAAAAGAACAGATCAACATCATGCATGTGCCGGTGCCCGTCTGGCATTATTTTATCGACTTTCTGAGCGAACGGGGCGAAGAGATTCCGCAATCGATTCGCATGATGCTGGCCGGCGGCGAACAGCCGTCCATTCAAAAATTCCGCCAGGCCGCCCGTCTGTTGCAAAACAAAAAGGCCGTTTTTGTCAACCTTTACGGCCCGACCGAAACCACCATTGCCAGTACATTTTTCCACACCGAAATGGATGAAGAAAAATCCTTTGAATACAATTTTATTCCCATCGGCAAACCCATCCCAAACGACCGCGTGTACTTGCTCGACCGCGCACTGCAGCCGGTTCCGCAGGGCGTTCTGGGAGAAATCTACATCGGCGGATTTGGCGTGACTCACGGCTACTTAAATCGGCCGGATTTGACGGCCGAGCGCTTTTTGCCGGATCCTTTCAGCAAGGAACCGGGCGCGCGCATGTACCGCACCGGCGATCTGGGTCGTTTTAATTCCAACGGCGAAATCATTTTTGCCGGGCGCGTTGATTTCCAGGTTAAAATTCGCGGCTTTAGAATCGAACTGGGCGAAATCGAAGCCGCCATCGAGCGCCATCCTTCCGTCAAACAATGCGTCGTTTTCGCTCAGGAGCAAAACGGCTCGGAAAAGAAGCTGGTGGCTTACATTGTTCCGCAAAACAAAGACGATTTTTCCGAAGAAACGGTGCGCCACTGGCTGGCGGAAAGACTGCCGGACTACATGATTCCATCTTTTTTTGTGACGTTAAAAGCCATTCCGCTCACGCCCACCGGCAAGGTAGATCGAAAAGCCCTGCCCGATCCGTTTAAAGAAGGCGTGGGCGCCGTGGGCGAAAATTACGTACCTCCCACCACCAGGCTGGAAAAATTTTTGTACGACATGTGGAAAGACATTCTGGGCATGGAACAGATTGGCATCCACGACAACTTTTTTCAGCTTGGCGGCAGCTCCATTCAGGCGGCCACCTTTGTCAATCGCTTGCAGGACGCCCTGGGCGAATACGTTTACATCGTGGCCATTTACGACGCGCCCACCATCGCCGGGCTTTGCGAACTGCTGAAAAAAGATTATCCGGACGCCGTTTACCGCATCACCGGCGAAAAAGTGGAAAAGCGCGAAGAAAAAGAGCGGATTTCTGAAGAACAGGCCGCCTTTTTCCAGAACATCATCAAAACGCCCGGGCCGCACATCAGCGTCAGAGGGCCGAAAAATCCGCCGGCTGTGTTCGTGATCTCGGCGCCGCGCTCCGGATCGACCTTAACGCGCGCCATTCTGGGCGGTCATCCTAAACTGTTTGCGCCGCCCGAACTGCAGCTACTGAACTTTAATACCCTGCAGGAGCGTAAGAACAACCTGACCGGCCGCGACGATTTCTGGCTGGACGGAACGATCCGCGCTATCATGGAAATTAAAGAGTGCGACGCCGACGAAGCGCGTAAAATCATGGCCGAATTCGAAGAAAAAGACTACTCTGTTAAAGATTTTTACCGCGTCATGCAGGAATGGCTGGGCGACCGCCTTTTTGTGGACAAAACGCCCAACTACGCCCTGAGCGCCGATATTTTACGCCGCGCCGAAGCCTACTTCGAAAACGCCATCTACATTCATCTGATCCGCCATCCGTACGGCGTCATCCCCTCTTTCGAAAAGGCGCGCCTGCACGTTTTTTATCCGCCGTTCTTTACTCAGGAACACCCGTTCAATTCACGTCAACTGGCGGAACTGGTCTGGCTCATCAGCCATCGCAACATTTTGACCTTTTTACAGGAAATTCCGCCGGAACGGCAATTCCGCCTTTACTACGAAGACCTGGTGCAGGAGCCGGAAAAAACCATTCAGAGCGTGTGCGATTTTCTGGGCATTGATTTGCACCCGGATATGTTAGAACCGCAAAAAAACAGCCACAAACGCATGCTCGATGGATTAAACGATCTTTCCAAAATGCTGGGCGATGTGCGCTTTCATGAACACAAAGGCATCAGCGCGGATCGGGCCTACAGCTGGAAACGCACGCTCACCGAAGATTACCTGAGTGATTTAACCTGGCAGCTGGTGGAAGAATTGGGTTACGAAAAACGCAAAGAATTGGAATATTCCATCGGTAAAGTCATCCGTCCTATTGAGCCATTGAAACCAGACGAAAAACCACAGATGTCTTTTGCCCAGCAACGCTTGTGGTTCCTGGATCAATTAGAGCCGGACAACCCCTTTTACAACATGCCCATGACGGTACGCATCAAGGGGCCAATTAAACGTCATTTACTGGAAAAAGCCATCAACAAAGTGGTTGAGCGTCATGAAAATTTACGCACGGCGTTTAAAACCGTTAACGGTCAACCTGAGGTGGAAATTCTTCCCCGCCTCCATACGCCCATTGAATGGCTTGACTTAAGTCAGCTGTCGCCTGAAGAACAGAACCGGCAGATTGAAACGCTGATTAAAAACGAAGCCAGTACGCCGTTTAAATTGAGTCAGGCGCCGCTTTTCCGCGCGCGTTTAATCCAGCTGCAAGACGACGAAGCCATTTTTATTTTGAACATGCACCACATCATTTCCGATGGTCTTTCGCTGGAAATCATGATTAAAGAGGTCAGCGCCTTTTACCAGGCCCTGTTGCAGGGCAAGGAAGCGCAATTACCGCCGTTGCCCTTTCAGTACAGCGCTTACGCTAAATGGCAACGCCAGTGGCTGGAAAGCGAAGTTTTACAAAAACAACTCCGTTTCTGGCAAAATCAACTTTCGGGCGCGCCCCAACTATTAAAATTACCAACCGATTTCCCAAGACCTAAAGTGCAGTCTTTCAAAGGCAGTAAAACGTACCTGGAACTGCCTGCGGAACTCAGCGCTAAAATCAAAGCAATAGCCAATCGTCACAGAACAACGCCTTACGTGGTTCTGCTTTCCGCCTTTTCCATTTTACTGCACCGCTATTCCGGGCAGGACGATCTGGTCATTGGCACGCCGGTTTCCGGTCGGACACGCAAAGAAATTGAGAACCTGATTGGCTTTTTTGTCAATTCCATTCCTTTACGTTTTGAATTAGAAGGCAATCCCTCTTTCGACGAACTGTTAGAGCAGGTGCAAAAAATGGTTCAGGATTCCCTGGCCAACCAGGACGCGCCCTTCGAAAAAATAATTGACGCTTTGAATTTAGAGCGCGATACCAGCTACACGCCCCTTTTTCAGGTAATGTTTATTTACCAGCAAAATCCTTTAAAGAAGATGGCGCTTTCCAATCTGGAAATTGAGCCCTTACAGGTGGAAACCGGCACATCCAAGTTTGACCTGAGTCTGGCCATGATTGAAGATGAAGATCAATTCAGGGGCATGGTGGAATACAACACGGCGTTGTTCAAAGCGCAAACCATCGAAAAATTCATCGAGCATTTTACCAACTTGCTGCGCGATATTGCTCAGGACGAACAAAAACCGGTACGCGCCTTAAATCTGTTGAGCGAAGCCGAAAGGGAACGCATCCTGAGCGGTTACGATCGGTTCAGTCGCAAGCCCGTCTCCGAACACGTTAACGTGGTCGCTCTTTTTGAAGAGCTGGTCAAAAACGAAGCGCAGCATCCCGCCATTTTAACGGAAGATGCTGCACTAACTTACGATCAGCTCAATCGGCGCGCCAATCAACTGGCCCACTATCTCAATCACGCAGGCATCGGGCAGGAAGATGTGGTGGCCATTGCCCTGGAGCGTTCGCCTGAACTTTTTGTGGGCCTGTTGGGCGTTTTGAAAAGCGGCGCGGCTTACCTGCCTATCGATCCCCATTATCCGCAGGAGAGAATCGATTACATTTTAAACGACTCCGGCGTAAAACTTGTTTTAACGCAAAAATCTCTGGCCCAGCGTTTTGCCGGCCATAACGGTACGACGTTGGCGCTCGACGACGCCGCCCTGCCTTTTGACGCCGAATCTGCTGAAAATCCGCGGCGCCATATTGAGCCCGAAAATCTGGCCTATCTGATCTACACATCCGGCTCGACCGGCAAGCCCAAGGCCGTGATGGTGGAACATCGTTCGCTGGTCAATCATGCGCTGGCCATTAAAGAGATTTACCAGCTTACGCCGGAAGACCGCATGTTGCAGTACATCTCCATCAGTTTTGACGCGGCAGCAGAAGAGATTTACCCCACGCTGCTCAGCGGAGCGGCTCTGGCGCTGGCCCCTTCGGCTACAGAAATGACCGGAGCCGACCTGGTCAACATCATCAAACGGCACCAGATCAGCATTTTGCACCTGCCGGTTCCCATGTGGCACTATTTCATCGATTATCTAAACGAAAACAACCTTTCGATTCCGGACTCCGTGCGCATGATGCTGGTAGGCGGCGAAGCGCCATCCATCCAAAAATTTCAACTTGCCGGTACACTGACACGTAAGCCGGTGGTTTTTATGAACATGTATGGGCCGACCGAAGCCACCATAACCAGCCTCTATTACAAAACATTACTGGATGCAACGAAAAATTTTGCGCACAATGCTCTGCCTATTGGTCAGGCCATTAACAATGTCCGTGTTTACATTCTGGACACGGCTATGAATCCCGTTCCCACAGGCGTGGCAGGCGAAATTTACATCGGCGGCGCGGGCGTAACGCGCGGCTATTTAAACCGGCCAGATTTAACGGCCGAGCGCTTTGTACCGGATCCTTTCAGCAGCGAACCCGGGCAACGGCTTTACCGAACGGGCGACCTGGGTTATTTTAACCAGCAGGGCGAAGTCGTTTTTGCCGGCCGCGTTGACTTTCAGGTTAAAATTCGCGGCTTCCGCATTGAATTAGGCGAGATTGAAAATGCGCTGGAACAACATCCGGGCGTTAAAGAGGCCATTGTGCTGGCCAGATCGCTGGAAGGCGCCGATAAACTGGTGGCCTACCTTATTCCCGAACAGGACGCCTCCCTGACTATTGCCGAGCTGAGAGATTTTCTGGCCCGCACCCTGCCCGATTACATGATTCCTTCTTATTTTGTGGCGCTGGAAAAATTCCCGGTTACGGCCACCGGTAAGATTGATCGTAAGCGACTGCCAGAGCCGCAAATTTCCGAAGACCGTCTGGAAAAGAACTACGTGGCGCCGCGCAACGAGCGGGAAAAAATGCTCGCTGAAATCTGGCAGGAGGTCTTAAAACTGCCCAAAATCGGCGTAAAAGACAACTTTTTTGAGCTGGGCGGCGACTCCATTTTGAGCATTCAGGTCATTGCCCGCGCCAATCAAAAAGGTTTAAAGATTTCGCCGCGTCAGTTGTTCGAATACCCAACCATCGAAGGGCTGGCCTCGGTAGCCGAAGAGGGCATCGCCATTCAGGCCGAGCAGGGGCTGGTGAGCGGCTCTTTTCCGCTAACACCCATTCAAAACTGGTTTTTTGATTTGAACCTGAACCAACCGGCGTACTGGAATCAATCGTTAACGATTCGACTGCGTGAGCCGCTAAACACGGAAATTCTCAGCCAGATTACCAGCAAAATTCTTGAACATCACGATGTGCTGCGCGCTACCTTTGTGCAGCAGGACGGGAAAATTGTAGCCGAAATCCCGGCACAGGCCGCGCAAAACCCGTTTTTCATTCATGATTTACGCGGACTCAGCGGAAACACGTTAAATGAAAAATTACAAAACGAAGCTCTTAAGGCCCAGTCCGGCTTTGACCTGAGCATTGGGCCGCTCATTCGTTTTGACTATTTTCAAACCGACGAACACGACCTTTTGCAGATCACCATCCACCATCTGATTGTGGACACGGTTTCCTGGCGCATTTTAAGCGAAGATATTTTACAGGCCTACAACCAGTTGCTGGCCGGAAAAGAGGTCATTCTTTCGCCCAAAACAACTTCCTTTAAATACTGGGCGGAAAAATTGCAGCAGTACGCGCAAAGCGAAGAGGTGGCCCGCGAACTGGATTTCTGGCGGCAGCAAATCGAAGGGCCGCCAATCAGTCTGCCAGTGGACAATCCAGTCGGGAAAAATGTGGAGCAAACCGCCGACAGTGTTAAAGTGGCTCTGGGCAAAGAAGAGACCGAACAGCTGCTGCGAGAAGCGCCGGCGGCCTACAACACGCAAATCAACGAACTGCTGCTGGCAGCCCTGCTACGCGCCTACTACCGCTGGAGCGGCCAGTCTGATCTGCTGCTCGATTTAGAAGGCCACGGCCGCGAAGACCTGTTTGAAGATGTCAATATCTCCAGAACGGTGGGCTGGTTTACGGTCAGCCATCCCTTGCGCTTAAAATATGACAGTACCTGGCAACCGTCGGATTTGATTCGCCAGGTGAAGGAACAGTACCGCGCCGTTCCAAACCATGGGATTGGCTACGGTCTCCTCAGGTATTTAAGAAAAGACGCCAATGCTTTAATTCCCGATCAGCCGGCGCCCATTGGCTTTAATTACCTGGGCCAGTTTGAGCAGGAAAACAATCAAGCCGGTGATCTGGGAGAACCAATCCCGGCCTTAGCTCCGGAACGGGCTCCTGAAAATCAGCGCATTCATCTTATTGAAATCGGTGGAAATGTGGTTAACAATGTCCTGAACATGAATTTCTCTTTTAGCGCAGAGCAATTTAAAAAGGAGACCGTTGAACGCTTTGCCAAGCTTTTTACTGAAGAGTTGAAGACCTTAATCGAACACTGTCTCTCTCCGGAAGCGGGCGGCTACACGGCCTCCGACTTCAAAGAGGCAGGCATTGATGATGAAGACCTGGATGCATTGTTAGAGGAATTAGAATAA